CCTCGGCCCATCGAAACGGCTTGAGCCCACCGAAGTTCTTGACGTACACCACCCACAGCCGGGTGCCCTGCGTGTTGTAGAGCTTGGTGAGCGCGCGGTTCACCGCGTCGTACTCGAGCGGCCCGAGCACACCGGATTGGTCGGTGATTTGGCCGGACAGTGTGATCGCCGGCTTCGGTGCCGCCGCGCTGGGCGGCGCGGCCGATTGCGATTGTGGGGCGGCGCCGCTGGTTTCCGGTTGGTTCGAGTCGCCGCCGAGCACGCGCACGCCGACGAGTGCCCCGAGGCCGACCAGCGCGACGCCGACGATCGCCGCGACAGCGATTGCCGTGCGTCGGTTGCCGCGCGCCGGCGGCGAGGGAGCCGGCGTAGGCGCCGCGATCACGTCGGTCGGGATCGCGGCCGCTTGTGTCGGCGCGACGGCCTCGGCCGCCGTGTTGCCGAGCTGGCTTGCCAGCGCGGCGGCCAAATCCGCACACGTCGCATAGCGGTCGGCGGGGTTCTTGGCGAGCGCTTTGGCGAGCGCGCCGTCGAGCCCCGCCAATTCTGGTCGGCGCTCACTGATCCGCGGTGGCGGCGCGGACAAATGCTGAGTGATGACCACCGCCGGCGTGGAGCCGTGAAAGGGAGCGGTCCCCGTCAACAGGTTGAACGCGGTGCAGCCCAGCGCGTACTGGTCGGCGCGACCGTCGAGATCCAGACCCTGCAGCTGCTCTGGTGCGCAGTAGGCGGTGGTGCCCATCATCATGTTTGTCGCTGTCAGGCCGCTGATTTCACCCAGCTCGCGGGCAATGCCGAAATCGGCCAGCAGAATCCGCCGTCGGGGCGTCGCGTCACTGAGCAGGATGTTGGCCGGTTTGACGTCGCGATGCAGCAGGCCGCGCGAATGCGCATAATCCAGCGCGTCGGCCACGGCCGCAATGATCTCGATGACATCGGCTTTCGGCATCCCCGAGGGGTACTGGCGCAGCAACTCCGCGGCGTCGGTACCTTCCACGTAATCCATCGAGATCCACAGTTGCCCTTCGTATTCGCCGCGGTCGTGGACGCCTACGATGTGCTCGTTGTACAGGCTTGCGGCATGGTCGGCCTCGCGGTTGAAGCGTTGGCGAAACTCGAGGTTGTCGGTGAGCTCGCCGGGCAGGATCTTCAGCGCGTCACGACGGGGCAGCCGCGGATGCTGCGCAAGATATACCTCGCCCATCCCGCCGGCCCCCAGCCGCCGAACGATCGTGAATCCGGCGAATACCGCGCCTTCGGGTAACCCAGCGCTTTGCGGCATGTGAGCATGCTACTGAGGCGCCCGCGGCGACACCTGGCAATCGCACACCTGGCCGCACGGGGTACTGGCTGACGATTTAAGTGAGAATGGCGGGCGATGTTTAAGCAGGTGTCCTGGAACGTCGTTGTGCCGCTGATCGCCCTCGTCATGTTGGCACTGACCTGGGACATGGTGCCCGGCCCGGCGCTCGCCGCGGTGGAGGCGGTATTTCTGATCGGCGCCGTGTTGGCCGCGGTGCATCACGCGGAGGTGGTGGCGCACCGCGCGGGCGAGCCGTTCGGGTCGCTGGTGCTTGCCGCGGCGGTGACGGTCATCGAGCTGGCCCTGATCATCGAGCTGATGGCCTATGGCGGCAACGAGGCCGCAACGCTGGCCAGGGATACCGCGTTCGCAGCCCTGATGATCACCACGAACGGCATCGCCGGTTTGTCGCTGCTGCTGGGTTCGCATCGGTACGGCGAGACCTTGTTCAACCCGCGCGGCAGCGGTGCGGCACTGGCCACGCTCACCACGCTGGCGACCCTGAGCCTGGTGCTGCCGACGTTCACCACCACTCGTGGGGGTCAGGAATTCTCGCCCGGCCAGCTCGAATTCGCGGCCGTCGCGTCATTGCTGCTCTACCTGATGTTTGTCTTCACTCAGACCGTGCGGCACCGCGACTTCTTTCTGCCGGTCGCGCAGAAAGGTCAGCAGCGCATCTTCGACGAAGAAAGCCATGCCGAGCCGCCGAGTAATGCCGAGGCCCTGCGGAGCCTGGGACTGCTGCTGGTGGCGCTTGTCGCGGTGGTGGGTCTGGCCGAACAAGAGTCGCCGGCCGTCGAGAAACTGGTGTCGGTGGCGGGCTTCCCGCACTCATTCGTCGGCGTCGTGATCGCGGCACTGGTGTTGTTACCGGAGACCCTCGCGGCGGCGCGAGCGGCGCGCCAGGGCCGCATCCAGACCAGCCTCAACCTTGCTTACGGGTCGGGGCTGGCCAGTATCGGGCTCACCATTCCCGGCATTGCGCTGGCGTCGATCTGGCTCAAGGGACCGCTGATCCTCGGCTTGGGCCCGACCCAGTTGGTGTTGTTCGCGTTGACCGTGGTGATCACCATGCTCACCGTGATACCCGGCCGGGCAACCCGGCTGCAGGGTGAGGTACATCTGGTGTTGCTGGCCGCCTTCGTATTTTTGGCCATCGTCCCGTAGCGGCTTAATGTGCTGCACAACACAGATATCGGCGCCATCCCGGTCGTTAAACTGGATTGTCTTATGACAGTCGAGGCGCCGGCGCGGTGGGAGGTCACCGACGACGTCGACGTGTTCACCGACATGCTGCATAACTGCTATCTCCCGTTCGCGATGACCGGTGCGGACGGCAACCTCGAGCTGTTTTCAGCGACCGTGCGAGAGCAACCGTTGGGTCAGTTGCGCTTGGTGGACGGTTTAGCGTCCCCGCACCGCGGCGTCCGGGGTCCCCGGCAGGTCGGCGTCACCTCGCGTGATGTGGTCGGATTGCAATGCGTGCTGGCCGGCCGGGAACTCATTTACGGGAACGACGACGTCATCCCGATGGGTCCGGGTGACCTGATGGTGTGGGACAGCGATGTTGTCGGCGGCTACGAGCTGATCGAGGCGGTCCGCAAACGGACGTTGGTGCTGCCGCGCTCCCTGGCCGATGCGTTGCTGCCCGAGTTGCACACGCCGGGGACCGTGCGGGTGATATCGGGTGAGCGGGCCCATTTTGTGCGGCCGTTGTTCGAGTTGTTGGCTGTGCTCAGCAAAACACTGCCGACGATGAGCCCGCACGCCTCCGACAAGGCGGCGGCGCTGGTGATTCAGATGCTCGCCGACCTCGGTGGCCGCGGAACCCGCCGAATAATCCTGGGCCGGCGCAGCGCAACGAATCTGTCCGAGCGCGTTCTCGAATACGTGGAAAACAACCTCGGCGATTCGGCATTGCGGCCGGCGACCGTTGCGGCCGCTCATTTCGTCTCGACCCGAACGTTATACAGCGCCTTCGAACTACGGGACATGTCGCTCTCGGCATACATCCGGACCCGCCGGCTGGCGCGCTGCTATGCCGACTTGATTAGCACCGACGATCCGGTCGGTGATATTGCGTCTCGGTGGGGCTTTGTCAGTCTGCCGCACTTCAGCCGGGCCTTCGTGAAGCAATATGGGTTCGCTCCGAGCCGAGCCCGTCGTTCTGCGTGATCGACTCGCGCAGTTCGACAACTGGAACCGCGCGCATGGTCAAACGCGCGCGGTAACCGGTTCCTAAGCTGGCGTTCGGCTAACCCATTGGAGACAGCGCGAGCCCTCGGCGTGTCAGGCGATCCACGGGTCGCCGTTAAGTGTTGGGTCGCAAGGGAATCGGATAGCGAGGAAATACTGCCATGACAGTCAACGACGTACGGACCGACATAACTCTGGTCCGGACCACGGAGTCAGCAATCATCCACGCGCCCATCGACAAGGTACATATTGCCGATTGGTTGCTGAATTTGCCTGACGCCGAGTATCAGCGCTGCGCTCCACCAGACCATATCGCCGCCGGATCGACGACGACTGACGACGGGCAGCCGATGTCGATCAACGTCGAGGAAGTTGGTGGGAGCCTGGTGGTCCAGCATTATGTGGCCGAACGCCACGAACCGCATCGCTGTCACATGGTGTCGCTTAGCGACCTGCGAACACCCTTGGGCTGGACCAAGATTCAGGTGATCTGGGATCTCAGCGTAACCCCCCTGGACTCGGGGAGCTGTCAGTTCACCAACCTGGTGATCAGCTACCCCACCCACGGCTTCCTCGATGCGCTCGAGGCGGCCGGCCAGACCCTTGAAACCGTGGCCGCGGACTTGCAGGACGCCGTCACCGACCACAACCGCCGCGAGACTCCGTTGTTCGCCGCCAGCATCGAACGCAAATCGCTGAGCGCCACAACTGTTTAGCCTGATGCCAAAGACGACTGCCTTCGATTTCATCGTCGTGGGTGCTGGCAGCGCGGGTTGTGTGCTCGCAAACCGGCTCAGCGCCGACGGGTTCGCGCGCGTGCTGCTGCTTGAGGCCGGCGGTGAGGACTGTGCACCGGAAGTGCACATTCCGGCCCTGTTCGGCACGCTGTTCGGTACCGAGATGGACTGGGCCTATCGAAGCGTGTTGCAGGAGGGCACGGGTAGTCGGGTTGCTGTGCCGCGGGGCCGGATGTTGGGTGGCTGCTCGTCGTTGAATGCCATGGTCTACAACCGTGGCAACCCGGTGGACTACGACGGTTGGCGTACCGAACACGGCGCCACCGGCTGGAGTTTCGACGAGGTACTGCCGTACTTCGTGCGTGCCGAGCGCAACGCCCGACTGGGGGCGCCGCTGCACGGCGTCGACGGCCCGATGCACGTGCAGGACCCCGTGTACGTGCATAGCCTAAACGAGCTCTGGGTCGCTTCGGCAACGGCGTGGGGTTTGCCAAGCAACGATGACTTCAACGGTTCACGCCAGATCGGTGCGGGCCGTTTCCAGCTCACGCAACAGCATGGCCGGCGCTGGTCGGTGGCCGATGCCTACTTGCGGCCTGCGTTGGCGTGCCCAAATCTCACCCTGTGCACCGGCGCGCTGGTCCACCGGGTGCTGCTGGAAGGCGGGCGCGCGGTCGGCGTGGTCTACGAGCATGGCGGCCAACAGCTCAGCGCGCGCGCCGAGCGAGAGGTGTTGCTGTGCGGGGGATCGATCAACTCTCCGCAACTGTTGATGCTCTCCGGTATCGGACCCGCGCAGCATTTGCGCGCCCACGGCATCGAGGTCGCGGTGGATCTGCCCGGCGTGGGTGCCAATCTGCAGGACCACCCGACGCTGCCCATAATCTGGAGCACCCGTGAGGCCACCGACGTTGTGGCCCTGGCGTTAGCGCCCGGAGCGCGTGATCAGTTTGACGCGGGCCGGCCCGGCCCGCTGAACTCCGCGCTATGCGACGTCGGGGCTTTCTTCTCCACCACCGCTGACCCCGCGGTGCCGAACATCGAAATCCACACTGGGCCTACGGCATTCGCTGACGGTCTGGCCCCGCCCTCGACACCGTCGTTCACCGGGACTGTCTCGCTGCTCGACCCGGCCAGCCGAGGCACCCTGCGCCTGAATTCGGCCGACCCCACCCACGCACCGTTGATCGACCTCGGCATCTACCGGCAGGCCAGCGACTTCAACTCGCTCCTGGCCGGTGCGCGCGCATTCATCGAAATGAGCACCGCCGGGCCACTCGGCGAGCACTTGCACACGATGTTCTACCCGACCCAAGCGCGCCCGGACAGCGCCGAATTCGCGGCGGCCGCGCGGGCTCACACCCAGACGATGTATCACCCCGTGGGCACCTGCGCGATGGGCAGCGGTGAACACGCAGTCGTTGATTCCGAGTTGCGGGTGCGCGGTATCGACGGTCTGCGGGTCGTCGACGCCTCGGTAATACCGACCATCGTGCGCGGCAACACGAACGCGCCGACCATCATGATCGCCGAGAAGGCGGCTGAGTTGGTTCGCGGTACCCCTGACAATTCGCCGGACTAGGCGTCCGGTCCCGGCCGGCGCACGCGGCTACGCCGAAGAACGCGCTCGCAGGGTCTGCAACGCCTTGTCGGCGTGGGTGTCCATGCTGAATTCACTGGAGATCACGTCGAGCACCTTGCGATCGGTGTCGATGACGAACGTCGTGCGCTTGACCGGCATCAATTTGCCCAGCAGACCGCGTTTGACACCGAACTGGGTGGCCACCGTGCCCTCGTTGTCCGACAACAGCGGGTAGTCGAACTTCTCCTTGTCTGCGAACTTGGCCTGCTTTTGCACGGCATCGGTGCTGATACCGACCCGGTTGGCGCCGACCGCGGCGAATTCGGCGGCCAGGTCCCGGAAGTGGCAGGCTTCCTTGGTGCACCCGGGGGTCATCGCAGCGGGGTAGAAGAACAAGACCACCGGACCGTCCGCAAGCAGGGCGCTGAGCTTGCGTGGTGTTCCGGTCTGGTCGGGAAGTTCGAAGTCGGCCACGGTGTCACCAGTCTTCATGGCCGTCAGGCTACGCCCGACTGCCCGACTCGCCCCCTCACCCCTCTTGGGGCTGGGGGTGCCCCCGCACACGCCGCTATGCGGCCTGCGTCGTCGTCGGGCTGACCCGGACTGGGCAAACGAGTCTGCGAGGATGGTTTGGTGCACCCTCACCTCGCCAACACGACCTCACGGGAGGAATTTCGCCTGCTTGCGGCCGGGCACCGCGTTGTACCGGTGACCCGGAAGGTCTTGGCGGACAGCGAGACGCCATTGTCGGCATACCGCAAGCTTGCCGCGGATCGACCCGGCACTTTCTTGCTGGAGTCGGCGGAGAACGGCCGGTCGTGGTCGCGATGGTCATTCATCGGGGCAGGATCGCCCTCAGCGTTGACCGTGCGCGACGGCGAAGCCGTGTGGCTGGGTGCGGCGCCGCGGGATGCGCCCACCGGCGGCGACCCGCTGGAGGCGCTGCAGACCACCCTTGAGCTGCTGGCTACCGCCGCGGTGCCGGGCCTCCCGCCGCTGTCGGGCGGACTGGTGGGTTTCTTCGCCTACGACATGGTGCGGCGCTTGGAACGCCTGCCGGAAATGGCCGTCGACGACCTTGGGCTACCGGACATGCTGATGCTGCTCGCCACGGATGTCGCGGCGGTCGACCATCACGAGGGCACCATCACGCTGATCGCCAACGCCGTGAATTGGAACGGCACCGACGAGCACGTCGATGAGGCCTACGACGACGCCATCGCGCGCCTGGACGTGATGACCGAGGCGCTGGGCCAGCCGCTGCCGTCGACGGTTGCCACCTTCAGCAGGCCCGAGCCCCAATACCGGTCACAGCGCACGGTGGAGGAGTACGGAAAGATCGTCGACTACCTCGTCGATCAGATCGCGGCCGGCGAAGCCTTTCAGGTGGTGCCCTCGCAGCGCTTCGAGATGGACACCGACGTCGACCCGATCGATGTGTACCGGATTTTGCGGGTGACCAACCCGAGCCCGTACATGTATCTGCTGCATGTGCCGAATAGCGCTGGTGTGACGGACTTTTCGATCGTCGGATCCAGCCCGGAGGCGCTTGTCACCGTGGTCGACGGCCGTGCGACGACGCATCCGATCGCCGGCACGCGGTGGCGGGGACAGAACGAGGAAGAAGATCAGCTGCTGGAAAAGGAGCTGCTGTCCGACGAGAAGGAACGTGCCGAGCACCTGATGTTGGTCGATCTCGGACGCAACGACCTGGGCCGGGTATGCACGCCCGGCACGGTTCGCGTCGAGGATTACAGCCACATCGAGCGCTACAGCCACGTTATGCACCTGGTCTCCACGGTGACGGGCATGCTCGGTGCGGGCTGCACCGCGTTGGACGCGGTCACGGCGTGTTTCCCGGCCGGCACGCTGTCGGGCGCGCCCAAGGTGCGGGCCATGGAGCTGATCGAAGAGGTGGAGAAGACGCGCCGCGGCGTCTACGGCGGCGTGCTCGGGTACCTCGACTTCGCCGGAAACGCCGACTTCGCGATCGCCATTCGCACCGCGCTGATGCGCAATGGCACCGCGTATGTCCAGGCGGGCGGCGGGGTAGTGGCCGACTCCAATGGTCCGTACGAGCACACCGAGGCGAGTAACAAGGCGCGCGCGGTGCTGAGTGCGATCGCGGCCGCCGAGACGCTCAGCGCCCCGGACGCCACCCGCAATGGCTGATGCGCGGCCGGACCGGCGGGCCCGGCTGACGATCGGCATCGCCCAGGTGCTGCTGGTGGTTTCCGCCGCCCTGTTGTGGGCGGCCTCGCATCTGCCGTGGGTCGTCATCCGGTCGTTCGACGGGCTGGGACCGCCCAAGGAGGTGATCCTGGCCGGCGCGTCGTGGTCGACGGCCCTGCTGCCGTTGGCGCTGTTGATGCTGGCGACGGCCGTGGCGGCGCTCGCGGTGCGTGGTTGGGCGCTGCGGGCGATGGCGGGGCTGCTGGCCGTAGTCAGCCTGGCGATCGGCTACCTCGGCGTCAGCCTCTGGGCGCTGCCGGACGTGGCGGTGCGGGGGGCTGAACTTGCCCACATTTCGCTGGTGACGCTGGTGGGCAGCGAGCGGCGCTACTGGGGAGCGGGGTTGGCGGTGGCCGCCGCGGTGTGCACGTTGGTCGCCGCCGTCCTGTTGATGCGGTCGGCGATGTCCGCACGCGCCGGGGCAAAAAAATACGCCGCGCCGGCGACCCGCCGCTCAATTGCGCGACGCAACGGCGCCGATGGGGCGATGCTGGAGGAGCCGGGGGCCCCAGAGATGTCGGAGCGGATGATCTGGGACGCACTCGATGAGGGGCACGACCCGACTGATCGTCCCCGCGAGTCTGACACCGAGGGTCGGTGACGGGTCGCGAGCCGACGGTCGCTACCCTTCATTGACGTCGTCGAAATCGGCTCGGAACCGGTTAGGTGACCGTGAGTGACATCTGGGAAGGGAAACGACAGGTATGAGTCCGGCGACAGTCCTCGACTCCATCCTTGAGGGAGTCCGGGCCGATGTTGCCGCGCGCGAAGCCCGTATCTCTCTTCCCGAGATCAAGGCGGCCGCCGCGGCGGCGCCACCTCCTCTCGACGTGATGGCCGCCCTGCGCGAGCCCGGGATCGGCGTCATCGCCGAGGTCAAGCGCGCGAGTCCGTCGGCGGGTTCGCTGGCGCCCATTACCGACCCGGCGAAGCTGGCTCAGGCGTACGAAGACGGCGGTGCCCGGATCATCAGTGTCCTGACCGAGGAGCGACGCTTTCAGGGCTCGCTCGACGACCTGGATGCGGTTCGGGCGGCCGTGTCGATTCCGGTCTTGCGCAAGGACTTTGTGGTGCAGCCGTATCAGATTCACGAAGCGCGCGCGCACGGCGCCGACATGTTGTTGCTCATCGTCGCGGCCTTGGAGCAGTCGGCGCTGGCGGCGATGCTCGACCGCACCGAATCATTGGGTATGACAGCGCTTGTCGAGGTCCACACCGAGCAAGAGGCCGACCGGGCACTGAAGGCCGGGGCAAACGTGATCGGGGTCAATGCCCGTGACCTCGCGACACTGCACGTGGATCGGGATTGCTTCGCACGCATCGCTCCCGGGCTGCCCAGCAACGTGATCAGGATTGCCGAGTCCGGGGTTCGTGGCACCGGAGACCTGTTGGCCTATGCCGGTGCCGGCGCTGATGCCGTCCTCGTCGGTGAGGGCTTGGTCAAAAGTGGCGATCCGCGTGCCGCGGTTGCCGATCTGGTGACCGCGGGCACGCATCCGTCCTGTCCGAAACCGGCTCGCTAGTTGAACTTCATGAACCATCCCCGCGTTGAGCATTGGTGATGGTGGATTTAACGCGCCCCGCACTCCCGCTTACGAGCGAGGCCATCTCCGAACCCACCCGACACGACCCCGACTCGGGTGGGCATTTCGGCGGCCCGGCTGGTTGGGGCGGCCGCTACGTCGCCGAGGCATTGATGGCGGTGATCGAAGAAGTCACCGCCGCCTACGAGAAGGAACGCGTCAATCCAGACTTCCTGGACCTGTTGGATGACCTGCAAGCCAACTACGCGGGCCGGCCGTCGCCGCTTTATGAGGCCACTCGCCTGAGCGAGCACGCCGGCTCGGCACGCCTCTTCCTCAAGCGAGAAGACCTGAACCACACCGGTTCTCACAAGATCAACAACGTTCTCGGTCAGGCGTTGCTGGCCAAGCGAATGGGTAAGACCCGGGTGATCGCAGAGACCGGTGCCGGACAGCATGGCGTGGCCACCGCCACCGCCTGCGCATTGCTCGGCCTGGATTGCGTGATCTACATGGGCGCCGTCGATACCGCGCGTCAAGCGCTCAATGTGGCGCGAATGCGACTGCTGGGCGCCGAGGTCGTCTCGGTCGACACGGGTTCGCAAACCCTCAAGGACGCGATCAACGAGGCGTTCAGGGATTGGGTCACCAACGCCGACAACACGTACTACTGCTTTGGCACCGCGGCGGGACCGCACCCCTTCCCGACCATGGTGCGCGATTTCCAGCGCATCATCGGGCTGGAGGCGCGCGCGCAGATCCAGACGCAGGCGGGTCGGTTGCCCGACGCCGTCACGGCGTGCGTCGGCGGCGGTTCCAACGCCATCGGAATCTTCCACCCATTCATCGACGACCCGGGCGTGCGGCTGGTCGGCTACGAGGCTGCGGGTGACGGCGTCGAAACCGGCAGGCACGCGGCGACATTCACCGGCGGTTCGCCCGGGGCTTTTCAGGGGTCGTTCTCCTACCTGCTCCAGGACCAAGATGGTCAAACGATCGAATCCCATTCGATCTCAGCGGGTTTGGACTATCCGGGCGTGGGCCCGGAGCATGCGTGGCTCCGCGAAACCGGGCGCGCCGAGTACCGGCCGATCACCGACGCCGAGGCGATGGACGCATTTCGTCTGCTGTGCCGCACCGAAGGCATCATCCCGGCCATCGAATCCGCACACGCCGTCGCCGGCGCCCTGAAACTCGGCAATGAATTGGGCAGCGGCGCAGTCATTGTGGTGAATCTGTCCGGCCGCGGGGACAAGGACGTCGAGACGGCCGCGAAATGGTTCGGTTTGATAGCGCCCGGTGACGATGCGGTCGGCGGCCCCGACCGAGGAGGAGCCGGGCAATCGGAGCGGGACAAGCAATGACGGTGGAGCAGAGCCACGCCAGCAGGCTGGCACCGCTTTTCGACGCGTGCCGGGCGGAAAACCGTGCCGCGCTGATCGGTTATCTGCCCACCGGCTATCCCGACGTGCGGATGTCGGTGGATGCGATGATCGCGCTGGTCGAATCGGGTTGCGATCTCATCGAAGTGGGTGTGCCGTATTCCGATCCCGGTATGGACGGCCCGACGATCGCCCGGGCCACCGAGGCCGCGCTGCGTGGGGGAGTGCGTGTCCGTGACACGGTGGCCGCGGTGGAGGCGATCAGTTTGGCCGGTGGTCGTGCGGTGGTCATGACGTACTGGAACCCGGTGCTGCGCTACGGGGTTGACGCGTTCGCGCGGGACCTGGCCTCGGCAGGTGGGCACGGGCTTATCACCCCGGACCTGATCCCCGATGAAGCTGACGAGTGGATGGCCGCATCCACCGAGCATCGGCTGGATCGCATATTTCTGGTGGCGCCGTCGTCGACACCCGAGCGCCTGGTGACCACGGTGGAGGCATCGCGTGGATTCGTCTACGCCGCGTCGACAATGGGCGTGACCGGGGCACGTGATGCGGTGTCGCAGGCCGCACCCGCGCTGGTAAGCAGGGTCAAGGCGGTGTCCGACATCCCTGTTGGGGTGGGCCTCGGTGTGCGATCGCGCGAGCAGGCGGCGCAGATCGGCGGCTACGCCGACGGCGTCATCGTCGGTTCCGCCTTGGTGTCGGCACTCGGCGACGGTCTGCCTGGCTTGCGTGCCTTGACCCAGGAATTAGCCGAAGGTGTGCGAGTGTCGACATCATGACGATGTTGCCCACGTATTTTCCTAGCCCACCGCAAGGTGTTTGGCACCTCGGGCCGTTGCCGATTCGCGCGTACGCGCTGTTCATCATCACCGGGATCGTGGTTGCGCTGATCATCGGCGACCGGCGCTGGGTAGCGCGCGGCGGGCAGCGCGGGGTGATTTACGACATCGCGCTGTGGGTGGTGCCGTTCGGTTTGATCGGCGGCAGGCTCTATCACCTGGCCACCGATTGGCGGACATATTGGGGTCCGGGCGGCGCCGGGCTGGGCGCGGCGTTCCGAATCTGGGACGGTGGGTTGGGCATCTGGGGTGCGGTGGCCCTCGGCGTGCTCGGAGCGTGGATCGGTTGCCGGCGGCATGGCATGCCGTTGCCGGCCTTTCTCGACGCGGTCGCCCCGGGAATCATTTTGGCGCAGGCCATCGGTCGGCTCGGGAACTACTTCAATCAGGAGCTTTACGGCCGGGAGACCACGCTGCCGTGGGGTCTGGAAATCTTCTACCGCCGCGACCCTTCGGGATACATCGACCCGCATTCGCTCGACGGCGTTTCGACCGGGCAGCTCGCGGTCGTCGTGCAACCGACATTTCTATATGAATTGATTTGGAACGTCCTTGTTTTCGTCGTACTGATCTACCTCGATCGGAAGTACGCGATCGGTCACGGACGGCTCTTTGCGACTTATGTCGCGCTGTACTGCGTTGGGCGCTTCTGGGTCG
The DNA window shown above is from Mycobacterium sp. Aquia_216 and carries:
- the trpB gene encoding tryptophan synthase subunit beta, which codes for MVDLTRPALPLTSEAISEPTRHDPDSGGHFGGPAGWGGRYVAEALMAVIEEVTAAYEKERVNPDFLDLLDDLQANYAGRPSPLYEATRLSEHAGSARLFLKREDLNHTGSHKINNVLGQALLAKRMGKTRVIAETGAGQHGVATATACALLGLDCVIYMGAVDTARQALNVARMRLLGAEVVSVDTGSQTLKDAINEAFRDWVTNADNTYYCFGTAAGPHPFPTMVRDFQRIIGLEARAQIQTQAGRLPDAVTACVGGGSNAIGIFHPFIDDPGVRLVGYEAAGDGVETGRHAATFTGGSPGAFQGSFSYLLQDQDGQTIESHSISAGLDYPGVGPEHAWLRETGRAEYRPITDAEAMDAFRLLCRTEGIIPAIESAHAVAGALKLGNELGSGAVIVVNLSGRGDKDVETAAKWFGLIAPGDDAVGGPDRGGAGQSERDKQ
- the trpA gene encoding tryptophan synthase subunit alpha, which gives rise to MTVEQSHASRLAPLFDACRAENRAALIGYLPTGYPDVRMSVDAMIALVESGCDLIEVGVPYSDPGMDGPTIARATEAALRGGVRVRDTVAAVEAISLAGGRAVVMTYWNPVLRYGVDAFARDLASAGGHGLITPDLIPDEADEWMAASTEHRLDRIFLVAPSSTPERLVTTVEASRGFVYAASTMGVTGARDAVSQAAPALVSRVKAVSDIPVGVGLGVRSREQAAQIGGYADGVIVGSALVSALGDGLPGLRALTQELAEGVRVSTS